One genomic window of Leopardus geoffroyi isolate Oge1 chromosome C3, O.geoffroyi_Oge1_pat1.0, whole genome shotgun sequence includes the following:
- the NCSTN gene encoding nicastrin, which translates to MATAGGGSVADAGSRSLLRLLSFCVLLAGLCRGNSVERKIYISLNKTAPCVRLLNATHQIGCQSSVSGDTGILHVVEKERDLQWVLTDGPNPPYVVLLEGELFTRNLMEKLKGTTSRIAGLAVSLAKPRPASGSSPSVQCPNDGFGIYSNSYGPEFAHCREIPWNPLGDGLAYEDFSFPIFLLEDENETKVIKQCYRDHNLSPNGSAPTFPLCAMQLFSHMHAVISTVTCMRRSSIQSTFSINPEIVCDPLSDYNVWSMLKPINISGALDPDDRVVVAATRLDSRSFFWNVAPGAESAVASFVTQLAAAEALQKAPDALTLPRNVMFVFFQGETFDYIGSSRMVYDMEKGKFPVQLENIDSFVELGQVALRNSLELWMHTDPMSQKNESVHNQVEALLSTLEKSGAGVPAVVLRRPNQSQPLPPSSLQRFLRARNISGVVLADHSAVFHNHYYQSIYDTAENINVSYPEWQSPEEDLNFVTDTAKALADVATVLGRALYQLAGGTNFSDTIQADPQTVTRLLYGFLVRANNSWFQSILRQDLRSYLGDGPLQHYIAVSSPTNTTYVVQYALANLTGQVVDLPREQCQDPSKVPSENKDLYEYAWVQGPLNSNETDRLPHCVRSTARLARALSPAFELRQWGSTEYSTWTESRWKDIRARIFLVASRELEFITLMVGFGILVFSLVVTYCINAKADVLFITPREPGAVSY; encoded by the exons ATGGCCACGGCTGGGGGCGGCTCCGTGGCCGACGCGGGCAGTCGGAGTCTTCTTCGCCTTCTGTCTTTCTGCGTCCTGCTGGCAG GTTTGTGCAGGGGAAACTCAGTGGAGAGGAAGATCTACATCTCCTTAAATAAAACAGCTCCTTGTGTCCGTCTGCTCAACGCCACTCATCAGATTGGCTGCCAAT CTTCCGTTAGCGGGGACACCGGGATCCTCCACGTggtggagaaagaaagggacCTGCAGTGGGTGCTGACTGACGGCCCCAACCCCCCGTATGTGGTTCTGCTGGAGGGCGAGCTCTTCACCAG GAATCTGATGGAGAAGCTGAAGGGGACAACCAGCCGGATTGCTGGCCTTGCAGTGTCCTTGGCCAAACCcaggcctgcgtcgggctcctcTCCTAGTGTGCAGTGTCCCAATGATGGGTTTG GCATTTACTCCAACTCGTATGGGCCAGAATTTGCTCACTGCAGAGAAATCCCGTGGAACCCCCTAGGCGACGGCTTGGCTTATGAAGACTTTAGCTTCCCCATCTTCCTTCTTgaagatgaaaatgaaaccaaGGTCATCAAGCAG TGCTATCgcgatcacaacctgagccccaACGGCTCAGCACCCACCTTCCCGCTGTGCGCCATGCAGCTCTTCTCCCACATGCACGCTGTCATCAGCACTGTCACCTGTATGCGGCGCAGCTCCATCCAGAGCACCTTCAGCATCAACCCAG AAATCGTCTGTGACCCCCTGTCCGACTACAAcgtgtggagcatgcttaagcCTATAAATATATCTGGGGCATTAGACCCTGATGACAGGGTTGTGGTCGCTGCCACCCGG CTGGACAGTCGTTCCTTTTTCTGGAACGTGGCCCCAGGGGCCGAAAGTGCCGTCGCCTCCTTCGTCACCCAGCTGGCTGCCGCTGAAGCTTTGCAGAAGGCACCTGATGCGCTGACCCTTCCCCGCAATGTCATGTTTGTCTTCTTCCAAGGG GAGACGTTTGACTACATCGGCAGCTCCAGGATGGTGTACGACATGGAGAAGGGCAAGTTTCCCGTGCAGTTAGAGAACATTGACTCCTTCGTGGAGCTGGGACAG GTGGCCTTAAGGAATTCTCTAGAGCTCTGGATGCACACAGACCCCATGTCCCAGAAAAATGAGTCTGTACACAATCAG gTGGAGGCCCTCCTGAGCACCCTGGAGAAGAGCGGGGCCGGCGTCCCTGCTGTGGTCCTCCGGAGGCCGAACCAGTCCCAGCCCCTCCCGCCGTCTTCTCTGCAGAGGTTTCTTCGGGCTCGGAACATCTCTGGTGTCGTCCTTGCCGACCACTCTGCTGTCTTCCATAACCA CTATTACCAGAGCATTTACGACACAGCGGAGAACATTAACGTGAGCTACCCCGAGTGGCAGAGCCCCGAAGAGGACCTCAACTTTGTGACGGACACTGCCAAG GCCCTGGCGGACGTGGCCACGGTGCTGGGACGTGCCCTATACCAGCTGGCAGGAGGAACCAACTTCAGTGACACCATTCAGGCCGATCCCCAAACG GTCACTCGCCTGCTCTATGGCTTCCTGGTCAGGGCCAACAACTCCTGGTTCCAGTCCATCCTCAGGCAGGACCTGAGGTCCTACTTGG GTGACGGGCCTCTTCAGCATTACATCGCCGTCTCCAGCCCCACCAACACCACCTACGTGGTACAGTATGCCTTGGCGAATCTGACTGGCCAGGTGGTCGACCTCCCCCGAGAGCAGTGCCAGGATCCAAGTAAAGTCCCCAGTGAAAACAAGGAT CTATATGAGTACGCGTGGGTTCAGGGCCCTCTGAACTCCAACGAGACGGACCGGCTGCCCCACTGTGTGCGTTCCACGGCGCGACTGGCCAGGGCCCTGTCCCCTGCCTTTGAACTGAGGCAGTGGGGCTCTACTGAATACTCCACATGGACTGAGAGCCGCTGGAAAGACATCCGGGCCCGCATATTTCTGGTAGCCAGCAGAGAGCTGGAG TTCATCACCCTGATGGTGGGCTTCGGCATCCTCGTCTTCTCTCTCGTCGTCACCTACTGCATCAACGCCAAGGCCGACGTCCTTTTCATCACCCCTCGGGAGCCAGGAGCCGTGTCTTACTGA